The Ananas comosus cultivar F153 linkage group 20, ASM154086v1, whole genome shotgun sequence region CTTTTTGGGCTCATACCATTGGCCTAGAATACATAAGCCTGGTTATGATTCCTAAGGTCTGTGGTCTCTTATATACCCTCACATCTAGTGATAGATATGGGCAAACTATCAAGATCTGCTTCCCAGGGGTTCCGCCCATCCTCGTGACACCAAACTATCAAGACCTGCTTTCTAGGGGGTCACCTATATATATTGAGCCCGTGACTCGATTAACTGAGTATTCTAGTCACCCATTATTGAATCCGTAGTTCGATTTAAAcccaataacttgttgggcctgATCCACTAGCCCAAAATGACATAATCCAAATATTGTGCCAatcttattcaaatttttatactttcatATCTAGTCATAACTAAATGATGTGTGACTATTCTTACGTCTTAGAATGTCACACCCTAGCCAAAGCTTCTTATGAAAGTTTAATTTCAGAAGCTTAACTTTGTGTAACGGAATGAACATTGCCGTCAAGCAACATCTAAAGATCAAAAGCTATCTGATCACCGAAAACGTATGAAAACTAATGTTTCACTACTCGTAGACAAAGGCCATTTCCATTAGCGCAAACCAATCTTTCCTTAAAACTTTCTACAAGAAGCGGTGACGAGGCGAAAAATCCAGTGCTAGGAGAGGAGTACAAAGGTTTTACTTGATGGGGGCAATATCATCCAGTTATAGGAAACAAAGTAGGAAGAATAAGATGGTGAGGGTAGAGGTGAATAGGATGAAGTAAATGAGTGACGAATGCTATTGCGTAGGTGTTATACTACCAGGTGGGGAAAGAACTTCAACACTGCGAAAATAGTTGATTAATGAACTTCACTCTACTTCCAATTTCTAGTTTTAGATGCAAAACACTGGTTACAAAAGTGCCAGCAATCATACAACTCTCTCTCGTAGCAAATGCCCTAATGTTTGAGTGCGACAAAACCTTACTCAACATAACCACTCAAAACACATGACAAAAATGAGTTCATGTCACTTGCATTGTATGTGTTGCTTCTGCATAGTCATGTACAAATACCACCACAACTTGCATTCTCCTCCCATTTCTCTCACTGATGTAATGAAATATGAGAACCACAATGCGAAGATCACCAGTTCTCTCTCATCTTATTCAAATTCTACTATCACTCTCACTCTGTCTTTTCCTTGTTGAGCCTTTTCAATATGATCTTCGACTCGAATTGACCCATGTCGACGCCAACACCAACCTCACCTCCCTCCAACTCCTCCACCGTAGCATCGAGCGGAGCCGCACCAGGCTTTCGTGGCTAACCGGGGATAACGACTCCCCCGACTCAACCGATTCCCCCTTCAATGCTCAAGTGCCCATCTCTGAGATCGACGGTGGTGAATACCTAGCTGAACTCCACATCGGTAGTCCACCTTCTTCTTTCCTTGCGATCCTTGACACCAGCAGCGACATCATCTGGATTCAATGCGTCCCACCAGTGTTTGACCCATCGCAATCCTCCACCTTTGCGGAGCTCCCATGTTTCAACACCCTGTGCCAAGCACTTTCGCGGTTTAAATGCGCCAACAACCTATGCCACTATAGCTACTGCTATGGGAGGTCTAGAAATGTTCACGGTTATCTAGCAAGCGAAACCTTCACCTTTGGCCTTACCAATGGAACCGTTGTCTCCAGCATCAGTTTCGGATGCGGTTCCATAAGCCCGGGGGACATGACATGGCAACCCTCTGGCTTTGTTGGACTCGGTCGCGGGCCCTTGTCTTTGGTCTCGCAACTTGGGTTAAAAAAGTTCTCCTACTGCCTCTCCCCGCCTCATGAAGCTCAAAAAAAGAGTCTTCTGCTTCTTGGCTCCCTAGCTAACCTTCCTGGAAACACAATGAATGAGATTACATCAACTAACCTACTAATAAATCCTGCTAAGCCAACATTCTATTATCTTCCTCTATTGGGGATCACAGTTGGAGAAACCTTTATACCTACTATAGGAATTTATATCCCTGAGGAGCGCAATAAAGGTGGCTTCATCATAGACTCTGCAACCTCCATGACTTTTCTAGCAGCTAATCTCTTCGCTCCTGTAAAGAAAGCTTTTGTAACACAAATGGGACTGCCATTTGTGGATAACAATCCCCATAATCCGCTCGCTTGCTTCTATATGCCATCGCCATATTCGTCGATTGACGATGTTGAGGTGCCGAACTTTGTCTACCACTTTGAAGGTGGGGACATGGCGCTGCCGCCGGAGAACTATTTATGGCTCGATTCGGAGACTGGGTTGCTGTGTTTAGCCATTATGCAGTCCACGGATGAGGTGTCAGTGATGGGCAGCTTCCAGCAGCAGAATATTCAGATACTCTATGACCTGGAGAACGAGGTGGTGTCGTTCATGAAGTCTCAATGTGACATGGAATATTAAAGATCACATTTGGTGATGATTGTTGATGCTTATTATCTGACATCACtacaaataaataagaataCATCACATCAAAAGATGAGCaataaatttctgaaaaaattcaacatatgaTACATTACATCGCATCACAAGATATGCAATAAGTTTTGTAGACAAATTGAAAACATAATAGATAAATCATACTACTAATGTTTGATTATTCATTATTGATTGATCATAGTGGATTGGTATTTATCTAGTATTACCTAGTTGTCTTGTAACTTTAAGTGCTATTTCCAAATTTACCCCATGAATGTTAGTTCTTGAACTCAGTTTGTCCTCCGAGTTTCAATTATAAAGTTTTGAGCCTAATTTCAATTTCATCAAGATCTCATCTGTCATGAAGAATTTGTAAAAACACATCAATACGGCAGCTAATTTATGGCCAAACCCCACTCCATATTGCCATGAGGTGACTAGGTGAGTAGTATTTCATAGCTCAGATCATCTCTTCATACAATTATACGCAAGATAAGAAATGGAGGAGATCAACAGAAAAGGGAAATT contains the following coding sequences:
- the LOC109725593 gene encoding aspartic proteinase nepenthesin-1-like; the encoded protein is MRRSPVLSHLIQILLSLSLCLFLVEPFQYDLRLELTHVDANTNLTSLQLLHRSIERSRTRLSWLTGDNDSPDSTDSPFNAQVPISEIDGGEYLAELHIGSPPSSFLAILDTSSDIIWIQCVPPVFDPSQSSTFAELPCFNTLCQALSRFKCANNLCHYSYCYGRSRNVHGYLASETFTFGLTNGTVVSSISFGCGSISPGDMTWQPSGFVGLGRGPLSLVSQLGLKKFSYCLSPPHEAQKKSLLLLGSLANLPGNTMNEITSTNLLINPAKPTFYYLPLLGITVGETFIPTIGIYIPEERNKGGFIIDSATSMTFLAANLFAPVKKAFVTQMGLPFVDNNPHNPLACFYMPSPYSSIDDVEVPNFVYHFEGGDMALPPENYLWLDSETGLLCLAIMQSTDEVSVMGSFQQQNIQILYDLENEVVSFMKSQCDMEY